The genomic interval TTGATACGATTTGGAAAGGGCAGCCATCAATTTCAAACGATATTTTTTGCCCATCTAATTCTTCATAAGCAGTATCAACTTTTTGTTGATCAAGATCGTTATCCGTATTTCTTTCTATTCTAAAATCGCCAAAATAAGCAAGAGATAGATGGCATACATCGGTCATTCCTACGGATAATTTATATGTGTCAAACAAATCACTCACTTCTTCATTATTAACTTGAATTGAGGGGAAATTAGGTTTTAATGTATTGAAAACACTTGATAAGGTTGAAATGGGACTCCCATCAATATCAGTAATTTCGAGTGCTAAAAAATAATCATTTGGTAGTTGCTTTTTCACAAATTTATCTGTTCGCCCAGGGGTTTGGAGCATCTTAATTGTTCCAGTAATTTTCATATATTAAGTCCTGTTATTTTAAATGATAAAAGCAGAAATAAGCTGCCGGCGCGATTATAAGTAAAATGAATAAATCTCATAACTGTTGGATTTTAACAGTTATATTTTTGATTCAAAATGATTAAAATTTGATTAAATTTTTCAATTTTAGAAGAGATAGCAAAATCATTAACAACTATTTTGGAGTAATTAAAACATGCTTGATAACAATCTAAAAGAAATAATCAATGAATTACAAGAACAGGATGTACTTCCTCATACCGGAACAATTATCGGCGGTCCTAGAAATCAAGTTGATAAAAAAGGAAGGGCAAAACAAGGACATCTTTTTTCAGTTATTGATAAAAAGCCAATAGGAGAAGGTGGATTTGCTTCTGTTTATCCGGTCACTTTATATCGACAAGATGAAACTGGCATAGCTAAAAAATCTACTCACCATAAAAAATTTGTAACAAAGGAATTTAATTTAAATAAACTTAAAAACAAATATCATGACTTAAATATAGAAAATTTAATTGAAAAAGAGTTTGATTTTTGTCGAAAAGCAGGGCATTTAAGTATAAAACCGCCGGTATACGAGAATAATAAATGTTATCTGACAATGAAACGAATGCCAGGGAAGAATTTAGAGGATATCTTTAGTAAATTAATGGATGATCCTGATTGTCTTACAGATAATCAAAAAATTCAGATAACCTATGCCTTATTGTTGGCTTTGAAAAACCAGGTGATTGATAAAGGAATTATTCATCGAGATATAAAGCCTGAAAATATTCATGTTAAACTAGCGGAGCCTGTTGAAGTAAATATTTTTGATTACGGACTTGCAAAAAAAGCAGGCGAAGAAGATGGACTATTCCCTGGAAGCGAAATTTGGGCAGCACCTGAACTATTTACCGGCTCACCCCATGATAATAAAGCGGATATTTTTTCAATGGGAAGAGTAATTGCTTTCTTATGGGGCGAAAGTCCTGAAAACTATTTAAGTGGTAATCCTTTTAAGAAAAGCAAAAATGCAGCAAAAAACCTGAATTTGCCTGCAGATGCTAAATGGGTAGAACCATTTTTGAAGCCAATGTTAGCAAAAACTCAAAATGATAGAACAGATATTGATTCCGCAATAAACCATTTCGAGCGACTAGTAGCCATTAATGCACCGATACATAAATTACCTAAACTTACAATAGAAAATCATGCACCTATTAATAATCACCACTTTTTTCAAACGCGAATTGAAAGCACAGGAAGTTCTTATCCTAAATCATTAAGTATTCAACAAGATATCAAAAGAGATTTACTGGAGTTATTAGAGTATCTTCCCAGCCAATATTCTCATTATCGCAGTAATACACTTTTTAAAAAAACAGTGGGGCGCTTTACCACAATACAAAAAATGATGAATGAACTAAATCAGATAATGAATGAAAAAGAGTCTCAAGACATACCTCAGGCATTATATGATTTTATTCTTCATCATCAGAATAAATCGATGCATGCCAGTGAGGCTAATATTATAAGAAAAATAAATGGCTTCTTACAAGATATTGAGTATCGAAATTTAACCAATTCAAGCTTTAAATTATAATATATTCATTTTTTACCGGGATTGTTAGGAACGCATCGCTAACAAATCCCAGATAATTGTAAGATTTTTCAAGCCTTTTTCAATGGCTTTAGTGTAAATATCTTCTTTATTGTAACAACCCCATTTGCTTTTTATATTATTAAGATGAAAAATAACTGTTCTTTCAGTTATATGAAGTAATGGTGCAATGATCTTGATGGTTTTGCCTTGTAAAAAATAATACAAAACCTCCATCTCCCGGCGAGACAAATTAATCGTTGTTTTTAACCAATCATCAATATTAATATTGATTTTAAGGTTAGGTGCTAAAAAAGTATTTTTTGAATTGAGGTTACTAATCAGCTCTTGGAGAGTCATAAATTTGGTAAAACCAATGACGCCATGCGTTTTTCCATCTTCATCTTTAAGCGGTAATTTGTGAGATAAGGCAAAGAGTTTTTCGCCATTTTTAGTAATACAATCATCTAATTGAAAGTAAATAATTTCTTCCATTGCGGAGTAATCATGGCTATTATAAAAATCCGCATACTTTCGAAAGGGAAGTGCTTTATCTGGCATGTGGAGAATATCTTGCTCTTGTAGTTGCAATTGTTTGAGCCCATTATTATTCATATACTGGTAATGACAATTTTTATCTTTGATGTATACGGTACTATGGGAATATTCAAAAATTGTTTTTGTATAGGTCAAGAGTTTTTCAGGGATCATAAAAGCTATTTATACAACTCAATAAGATTAAAAATTATACCACTGTGTTATTATTTGGTCAATTTGTTTTTTTAGTTAACTCAATGATCAGAGTACAGTTGGTTTTATGAATAAGCCGCCGGACTTAAGACATTCATTTAGCAAAAAATTAAGTTTTTTTGTGGAATTAGCTCGTTATCTAATTATCCATAAGACTCTCTTTAATAGAATTCACCATTTTTTCGAGAAAATTGCCACTGCCCATTTGAATCAAAGACAGCTACTAGATCGTCATTGGGATAATGTACTTTATCTCCTTCAGTTCGGTCGCCAATTTCCAGGTAAATAACATCACTCGATGTTCGATTTATTAATTTATGTGCTACACCATCAGGAGTAAACCCAGCACACATCCCTGGTTGCAATTGAAACTCATCAACATCAGTCACTAATGATGGTTGTCCTTCTAAAATAAAAATAAATTCTTCTTGTACTGAATGTCGATGGAGTAATGCCGATTGCGCTCCGGGAGCAAGTCGAGTTAAATTGACACCAAATTTTTTATCCCAAATAGATCGCCTAATGGATGTTTTTCTCGCCCAGCCATCATTGAAGCAAATGGTTCTGGATAAACAGAAGGTTTTTTACGCGCTGGTGTATTTTTCGCCACAATGGTAATCGGGGATTTGTTATTTTTATTCATATACTTCCTTATAAAAACACACTAAAAATAAAATTAGATTAGGGGCTTTTGATCCTGGCATAAACGCTTGCTATGTATCATTGTTTAAACTCCATCAATCCTTTAACTTTGATATCAATGTGGCGAATATAGCGTTGTATCAGTTGATTTGCTTGTTCGATAGTGAGCGGTTTGCGAAGAATACCATCCATTTCAGCATCTTCACAGTTAAAACCAACATCCATTGGATCATGTCCTGTTAAAGCAATAATAGGAACCCTGCACTGTGTTCCTTGTTCTTTGCTTCTTAATGTTGCTGTCAAAGTATAGCCATCTCCTTCCTCTAGAGTTAAGTCCATTAAAATCAAATCATATTTTGCTGGTTTAAAAATCTCACATGCTTGGCTGGGTGTGGCAACAACATCTGTTAAACATTTGCAGCTCATTAAAATTGTTTTTTCTGCTTTTTGTGCAATCAGATTATCTTCTATAAGCAAAATTTTTAATTTATTGGTTTGTCCTGTTGTTTCAGAGATAAGATGATTTGTAACTGTTTTATGATTGTAGTTAACTTGGGATTTTAAATTTTTTAGTTGATCTGTTAATTGTTTTTGCTTGGATATATCTCGGATAGTCACAACCAGACCGAGAGCCTTTCCTGATTTATCTGCCAAGGGAATTCGTGAAATTTCAAAATAAATAATACTACCATTATTTTTGATAATTGCCTGTGGTTCGACTTCGCTTTTCCCGGATATGAGGGCGGCAATGTCCTGCTGCTGAACGCTATCAATTTGTTCAGAAGTCCATAAACCCTGTTGACGCATCATTTCATAAATCGAGCATATGGAGTTATTTTCGATATGACTACAACCTAAAAAGCGTAATAAATTAGCATTACAATCAATAAGAAAACCATCTTTATCAATGAGATAAACCATATTATCCATTTTTGTAAATGCTCTAGCATAAATCTGCGAAGTAGGTGAGTTTTCCATAGAAGGCTATGCTAATAATTTTGTTTTAGTATAACATAGCCCATTTTGTAAGGATAAATATTGTTCAATATTAACAATTTTTTTTCATTCAAATGGATGTAGAATGGAATAGTTAAAGGTTCGACTGGCAATGTGTCTACCTTATGAAATAACTAATTTCGATTCCATGCTTCGAATTTTTTCATAATCTAATAAAATTGATTCGCGATCACCAGCTAGTCCAATAATTCCAATACTCGTGAGATAATCTACAGTCTGGGGTACCCGATCCCCGTTTTTAAACCAAATATGTTCACTGAGAAAGGTCGGTAATTTAGAAATTTCAGCAAGAGCTTCAACATTTGATATGATACCTTGAGCGACCGCTTTCAAAAAAACGGGTATCACTGATTTTTTGAATAGATATTTTTTAGTGAGTACATCACCATCAATATAAATTTCAACTAATTTATCTGCCTGACTACTACCGCTTGCTGCTCGTGCAAACCTCACAACTGGACCGCCGCACATTCGAGCACCTGTTTCTATAAGGCGTGGTCCTTGCTTTGTAAGCATAATTTCAGTATGCGTAGCCCCCCAACGAATTCCTAAAGCATCTAACGTCTTTTGGGTATAATCAAATAATTCCC from Legionella sainthelensi carries:
- a CDS encoding protein kinase domain-containing protein, with protein sequence MLDNNLKEIINELQEQDVLPHTGTIIGGPRNQVDKKGRAKQGHLFSVIDKKPIGEGGFASVYPVTLYRQDETGIAKKSTHHKKFVTKEFNLNKLKNKYHDLNIENLIEKEFDFCRKAGHLSIKPPVYENNKCYLTMKRMPGKNLEDIFSKLMDDPDCLTDNQKIQITYALLLALKNQVIDKGIIHRDIKPENIHVKLAEPVEVNIFDYGLAKKAGEEDGLFPGSEIWAAPELFTGSPHDNKADIFSMGRVIAFLWGESPENYLSGNPFKKSKNAAKNLNLPADAKWVEPFLKPMLAKTQNDRTDIDSAINHFERLVAINAPIHKLPKLTIENHAPINNHHFFQTRIESTGSSYPKSLSIQQDIKRDLLELLEYLPSQYSHYRSNTLFKKTVGRFTTIQKMMNELNQIMNEKESQDIPQALYDFILHHQNKSMHASEANIIRKINGFLQDIEYRNLTNSSFKL
- a CDS encoding LuxR C-terminal-related transcriptional regulator, with protein sequence MIPEKLLTYTKTIFEYSHSTVYIKDKNCHYQYMNNNGLKQLQLQEQDILHMPDKALPFRKYADFYNSHDYSAMEEIIYFQLDDCITKNGEKLFALSHKLPLKDEDGKTHGVIGFTKFMTLQELISNLNSKNTFLAPNLKININIDDWLKTTINLSRREMEVLYYFLQGKTIKIIAPLLHITERTVIFHLNNIKSKWGCYNKEDIYTKAIEKGLKNLTIIWDLLAMRS
- a CDS encoding cupin domain-containing protein — translated: MRRSIWDKKFGVNLTRLAPGAQSALLHRHSVQEEFIFILEGQPSLVTDVDEFQLQPGMCAGFTPDGVAHKLINRTSSDVIYLEIGDRTEGDKVHYPNDDLVAVFDSNGQWQFSRKNGEFY
- a CDS encoding response regulator gives rise to the protein MENSPTSQIYARAFTKMDNMVYLIDKDGFLIDCNANLLRFLGCSHIENNSICSIYEMMRQQGLWTSEQIDSVQQQDIAALISGKSEVEPQAIIKNNGSIIYFEISRIPLADKSGKALGLVVTIRDISKQKQLTDQLKNLKSQVNYNHKTVTNHLISETTGQTNKLKILLIEDNLIAQKAEKTILMSCKCLTDVVATPSQACEIFKPAKYDLILMDLTLEEGDGYTLTATLRSKEQGTQCRVPIIALTGHDPMDVGFNCEDAEMDGILRKPLTIEQANQLIQRYIRHIDIKVKGLMEFKQ